One part of the Candidatus Polarisedimenticolia bacterium genome encodes these proteins:
- the pheS gene encoding phenylalanine--tRNA ligase subunit alpha, whose amino-acid sequence MLERLRSLKDRFDSDLAGASQADALGRIRADYLSRKGGELSLLLRSLKDVEPSLRPEVGSSLNELKAYMEERLAQAEASLADARLPADALDVTLPGRTSRAGTLHPVHQTRREIEEIFLEMGFSLAEGPEVETDFFNFVALNFHADHPARDTQDTFYLEGDLLLRTHTSPVQIRTLKAKPPPVKIIALGKVYRRDSDVSHSPMFHQVEGLVVAEGVTFADLKGTVLTFARRIFRDDTRVRFRPSYFPFVEPGAEFDLSCVLCAGAGCATCKHSGWLEMGGAGMVHPEVLRVCGHDPERFSGFAFGLGVDRIAMLKFGIDDIRLLFENDLRFLDQFPG is encoded by the coding sequence ATGCTGGAACGTCTGCGGTCCCTGAAAGACCGCTTCGACTCCGATCTCGCCGGCGCTTCGCAAGCCGACGCGCTCGGCCGCATCCGCGCGGACTACCTGAGCCGCAAGGGCGGGGAGCTTTCCCTCCTGCTGCGCTCCCTCAAGGACGTCGAGCCCTCCTTACGCCCCGAGGTCGGCAGCTCCCTGAACGAGCTGAAGGCCTACATGGAGGAGCGTCTCGCCCAGGCCGAGGCGTCGCTGGCCGATGCCCGCCTGCCGGCGGATGCCCTGGACGTCACCCTGCCCGGCAGGACTTCGCGCGCCGGCACCCTGCACCCGGTCCACCAGACGCGGCGGGAGATCGAGGAGATCTTCCTGGAGATGGGCTTCTCGCTGGCCGAGGGCCCCGAGGTGGAGACCGACTTCTTCAATTTCGTCGCGCTCAACTTCCACGCCGACCATCCGGCGCGCGACACCCAGGACACTTTCTACCTGGAAGGCGACCTGCTGCTGCGCACGCATACCTCGCCGGTGCAGATCCGGACGCTGAAGGCGAAGCCGCCGCCGGTCAAGATCATCGCGCTCGGGAAGGTCTACCGGCGCGATTCCGACGTGTCGCACTCGCCGATGTTCCATCAGGTGGAGGGGCTGGTGGTGGCGGAGGGGGTGACCTTCGCCGACCTGAAAGGGACGGTGCTGACTTTCGCGCGGCGCATCTTCCGCGACGATACGCGCGTCCGCTTCCGACCCAGCTACTTTCCCTTCGTCGAGCCGGGGGCGGAATTCGACCTGAGCTGCGTCCTGTGCGCCGGGGCGGGTTGCGCCACCTGCAAGCACTCGGGGTGGCTGGAAATGGGCGGGGCCGGCATGGTGCACCCGGAGGTGCTGCGTGTCTGCGGGCACGACCCGGAGCGCTTCTCGGGCTTCGCCTTCGGATTGGGGGTGGATCGCATCGCCATGCTCAAGTTCGGCATCGACGACATCCGTCTCTTGTTCGAAAACGATCTGCGCTTTCTGGACCAGTTCCCGGGGTGA